The window CCGGCAACCATAGTTTTTTGCGCGAAGGAAGCGATCCGTTTATGAGAGAAGACCAAATCATAGTTGGCGGACAGGCGGTCATCGAAGGCGTGATGATGCGCGCGCCGCACTCGTATGCCGTAGCCGTCCGGCGGCCGGATGGACAGATCGTGGCGAAGTCCGAGCGTTTGCCAGTGCTCGCGGAAAAATATCCGCTGCTAAAACTGCCCGTGCTGCGCGGGTCGGCGGTGCTGATTCAGTCGATGATACTTGGCATCAAGGCGCTGAACTTTTCAGCGAACGTCGTCTTCCACGAAGCGGAGAACGAGCCTGAGATCGAAGAAGTAGAGTTGCAAGCCGCGGGACTAGGCGCGGGAATAATGGCCGTGGCGCCGGTCATGGTCAAAACAGAAACCAGGCCGCCAGCCCCGGTCAAAGAAGCCAAGGGCAAGTCAACCGCCGGAGCCGTGGGGTCAATTGTCTTTGCCCTTTTCTTCAACGTTCTGCTGTTCATCGTGTTGCCGTTATTGCTGACCAACGCTCTGTTCGTTTACTTTGGCGGCGGAACGATCGGCGCACACTCGGAGACCGGCACCTGGTACGCGGACGCGTGGGCATGGATGCGCGCGGCGCTTCATCCGATTCGCCCTTCGGTCGCGTTTAACCTCGTAGACGGCATAATTCGGATGGCCTTTTTTCTGATCATGATCACCAGCTTCTCGCTGCTGCGGGACATCCGCCGCGTGTTTGAGTATCACGGCGCGGAGCACAAGGTCGTGTACACCTGGGAGGCCGACGAAGAGCTGACGGTCGCAAACGCGCGCACAAAGCAGCGACAGCATCCGCGTTGCGGCACCAGTTTTCTGATGGTCGTGATGCTGGTTTCGATTGTGGCATTCTCTGTAGTCAAGTTTGATTCCCTCTTCCTGAACTTCCTCGTGCGAGTGCTACTGATGCCGGTAGTCGCAGGCGTTTCCTACGAAGTAATTCGAGCATCCGCGAGGAGCAGCGCGCAATGGTTTTTCTCGGTGATCACCAGACCCGGGCTTTGGCTTCAGAACATCACAACGAAAGAGCCTGACGATTCTCAACTCGAGGTGGCGATCTATGCGCTCAAGGAATCGTTGAAGCTTGAACCGATCAAATCATGCTCGACAGACTAGATTCAATCGAAGAGAAGTACGAGGAGCTGACGCGGCAGTTGAGTGATCACGAGCTGCTGGCGGATCAGTTGAGGTATACCAAGATCGCAAGGCACCACAACGAGCTGGAACAGATCGTCGCGAAGTATCGCCAGTTCAAAGCGCTCGATCGCGGCATACGAGAGACAACGGAACTGCTCGAAACCGAGGACGACGCCGAGATGGTCAGCCTTGCGCGAACCGAGTTGAGCGAACTCGAGCAACGGCGGGCAAGCATCGAAGCTGAACTGAAAGTCCTCCTTGTGCCCACCGATCCCAACGACGAGAAGAACGTCATCCTCGAGATTCGCGCCGGCACGGGCGGCGATGAAGCTACGCTGTTCGCGGCCGAGATCATGCGCATGTACTCGCGCTACGGCGAGCGACAGGGCTGGCGAGTTCAGGTGCTCGACGCGTCCGAGTCCGGAATCGGCGGAGTCAAAGAAGCCATATTGCTCATCGAAGGCAATCGGGTCTTCTCCAAGCTCAAACACGAATCAGGTGTCCATCGCGTCCAGCGAGTCCCCCAGACGGAAGCATCGGGCCGCATACACACTTCGGCGGTCACAGTCGCGGTGCTTCCCGAAGCGGAAGAGGTTGACATCAAGATTGATCCTAAAGACATTCGCATTGATACGTTCTGTTCGTCGGGACCCGGCGGACAGTCGGTCAATACTACTTACTCCGCGGTCAGAATCACGCACCTTGCAACCAACACGGTAGTCTCGATGCAAGACGAGAAGTCACAGATAAAAAACCGCGAGAAGGCCATGCGAGTCTTGCGTTCTCGGCTTCTGGAAATGGAGCAGGAGAAGCAACACCAGGCGATCGCAAGCGAGCGGCGCTCGATGGTCGGATCGGGCGACCGGTCTGAGAAGATCAGGACTTACAACTTCAAGGATAACCGCGTGACCGACCATCGCATCGGATACACTTCTCATCAGTTGAATCTGTTTATGGAAGGCGAGATCGGCGACCTGATTGACGCGCTGGCCGCGTACTATGAAGCCGAGAAGCTCAAAGCTGACGCCGAAGCCGCGGCGTAGATTAGAGCGCGCAAAGGGTGAGAACTTATGCCCTGCCGTTCAGAGTTCAAGCTTTAGCTTGCGGCTGGCGAAGAGCAACCTAAAGGTTGAACTCTGAACTTCTCGATGCCCAAAAGAAGAGCTCCGGCCACTCCATCTAGGCCGCCCGCGCTGTTAGACGCATGCCGTTAGAAGAGATCACTAAGCTCAAAGTAAGAACCAGCAAGGAACCGAATGAATCGAAACAACGCGCACGTTTTACCGCTTCTGTTTCTTCTCTTCTTTTCGCTCTCGCCAATCGCAACGGCCCAAACCGACAAAGTAGACGACTTCATAAAGGCCGAGATGCAGAAGCAAAAGATACCCGGTCTGTCGGTCGCCGTCGTTCGAAGCGGCGAGATAATCA is drawn from Acidobacteriota bacterium and contains these coding sequences:
- a CDS encoding DUF1385 domain-containing protein, whose amino-acid sequence is MRTVEAAAGNHSFLREGSDPFMREDQIIVGGQAVIEGVMMRAPHSYAVAVRRPDGQIVAKSERLPVLAEKYPLLKLPVLRGSAVLIQSMILGIKALNFSANVVFHEAENEPEIEEVELQAAGLGAGIMAVAPVMVKTETRPPAPVKEAKGKSTAGAVGSIVFALFFNVLLFIVLPLLLTNALFVYFGGGTIGAHSETGTWYADAWAWMRAALHPIRPSVAFNLVDGIIRMAFFLIMITSFSLLRDIRRVFEYHGAEHKVVYTWEADEELTVANARTKQRQHPRCGTSFLMVVMLVSIVAFSVVKFDSLFLNFLVRVLLMPVVAGVSYEVIRASARSSAQWFFSVITRPGLWLQNITTKEPDDSQLEVAIYALKESLKLEPIKSCSTD
- the prfA gene encoding peptide chain release factor 1, with protein sequence MLDRLDSIEEKYEELTRQLSDHELLADQLRYTKIARHHNELEQIVAKYRQFKALDRGIRETTELLETEDDAEMVSLARTELSELEQRRASIEAELKVLLVPTDPNDEKNVILEIRAGTGGDEATLFAAEIMRMYSRYGERQGWRVQVLDASESGIGGVKEAILLIEGNRVFSKLKHESGVHRVQRVPQTEASGRIHTSAVTVAVLPEAEEVDIKIDPKDIRIDTFCSSGPGGQSVNTTYSAVRITHLATNTVVSMQDEKSQIKNREKAMRVLRSRLLEMEQEKQHQAIASERRSMVGSGDRSEKIRTYNFKDNRVTDHRIGYTSHQLNLFMEGEIGDLIDALAAYYEAEKLKADAEAAA